The Acuticoccus sediminis genome has a window encoding:
- a CDS encoding TetR/AcrR family transcriptional regulator has product MANVSSTADEILACARTLVMAGGYNGFSYADIAKVVGVRKPSIHHHFPSKVDLVRELVASHRHSVEDGIARLERSVSDPVEQLRAYTRVWVTCIEDASVPICLCALLASEIPVLPEEVVYEVRAHFRALSAWLTSVMERGARDGRLNLSASPRVEGESFMATVHGAMLSARAYGDPKMFESIVGPLLERLTSRSG; this is encoded by the coding sequence ATGGCCAACGTGTCCAGCACCGCCGACGAGATCCTCGCCTGTGCGCGCACGCTCGTCATGGCGGGCGGCTACAATGGCTTCAGCTACGCCGACATCGCCAAGGTCGTCGGCGTGCGCAAGCCGAGCATCCATCACCACTTCCCCAGCAAGGTCGATCTCGTGCGCGAGCTCGTGGCCAGCCACCGCCATTCCGTCGAGGACGGGATCGCCCGGCTGGAGCGGTCCGTCTCCGACCCGGTGGAACAGCTTCGTGCCTATACGAGGGTCTGGGTCACCTGCATCGAGGACGCCTCGGTCCCCATCTGCCTCTGCGCGCTGCTGGCCTCGGAGATCCCGGTTCTGCCGGAGGAGGTCGTGTACGAGGTGCGAGCGCATTTTCGCGCGCTGTCGGCCTGGCTGACATCGGTGATGGAACGTGGTGCGCGCGACGGGCGGCTGAACCTCTCGGCCTCTCCCCGCGTCGAAGGAGAATCCTTCATGGCGACGGTCCATGGCGCGATGCTGTCGGCACGGGCCTATGGCGACCCGAAGATGTTCGAAAGCATCGTCGGACCGCTCCTCGAGCGACTGACGAGCCGGTCGGGATAA
- a CDS encoding molybdopterin-binding protein, with product MTGHALTRRRLLAGGAAAAAALPLSGCDPLGQNADVDTVLRSAETLTMRVQRLLLGRNALAREFQATDISPSFRVNGTSRPGSEEYAALEADGFAHWRLKVDGLVQRPGAFSLADLKALPARTQITRHDCVEGWSAIGQWTGVPLATILGAVGLMPNARFAVFHCADELELTFDGSGRYYESIDLVDAFHPQTILAYAMNGADLSVGHGAPLRLRVERQLGYKHAKYLMRIELVQSLKDLWGGNGGYWEDRGYQWYAGI from the coding sequence ATGACCGGCCATGCCCTGACGCGTCGCCGCCTTCTCGCGGGCGGAGCGGCCGCCGCCGCGGCGCTGCCGCTGAGCGGCTGCGATCCGCTCGGCCAGAATGCCGACGTCGATACGGTGCTGCGTTCAGCCGAGACGTTGACCATGCGGGTGCAGCGCCTCCTGCTCGGCCGCAACGCGCTCGCACGCGAGTTCCAGGCAACGGACATATCGCCATCCTTCCGCGTCAACGGCACCAGCCGGCCGGGGAGCGAGGAGTATGCGGCCCTGGAGGCCGACGGCTTCGCGCACTGGCGGCTGAAGGTGGATGGCCTGGTGCAGCGGCCGGGGGCGTTCTCCCTGGCCGATCTCAAGGCGCTGCCCGCGCGCACGCAGATCACCCGGCACGACTGCGTCGAGGGTTGGAGCGCGATCGGCCAGTGGACGGGCGTGCCGCTCGCCACGATCCTCGGTGCGGTGGGGCTGATGCCGAATGCACGCTTCGCCGTCTTCCACTGTGCCGACGAACTGGAGCTGACGTTCGACGGCAGCGGCCGATACTATGAGAGCATCGACCTCGTCGACGCCTTCCACCCGCAGACCATCCTCGCCTACGCCATGAACGGCGCGGACCTGTCGGTCGGCCACGGCGCACCGCTGCGCCTGCGGGTCGAACGGCAGCTCGGCTACAAGCACGCCAAATATCTCATGCGCATCGAGCTCGTCCAAAGCCTGAAGGACCTGTGGGGCGGCAACGGCGGCTATTGGGAAGATCGGGGCTACCAGTGGTACGCCGGCATCTGA
- a CDS encoding cytochrome b/b6 domain-containing protein produces the protein MFERTANGPKPARSTLIKRHSIATRLTHWVNALCIALLLLSGLQIFNAHPELYWGRYGADGDPAVLSIGAESGPSGTRGVVRVGSVTLPTTGVLGLSTLDGRPVARAFPAWLTIPSYQDLATGRRWHFFFAWLFVANGLVYLLAGVLSRHVARDLAPDRDQLTPRHLWREILDHARLRFPQGDEARRYNGLQKISYLAVIFVLLPLMVVTGLTMSPAMDAAFPVLLDIFGGRQSARTIHFITASLVVLFVLVHVAMVVLSGPLNNLRSMITGRYAIREKGSDR, from the coding sequence ATGTTCGAGCGGACAGCAAACGGGCCGAAGCCCGCGCGGAGCACTCTCATAAAGCGGCATTCGATCGCCACACGCCTGACGCACTGGGTCAATGCTCTCTGCATCGCGCTCCTGCTCCTGAGCGGGCTGCAGATCTTCAACGCGCACCCGGAGCTCTACTGGGGTCGATACGGCGCCGACGGCGATCCCGCGGTCCTGTCGATCGGCGCCGAAAGCGGCCCGAGCGGGACCCGCGGCGTCGTCCGCGTCGGATCCGTCACTTTGCCGACGACCGGCGTGCTCGGATTGTCGACCTTGGACGGCAGGCCGGTGGCACGCGCGTTTCCGGCGTGGCTCACCATACCGTCCTATCAGGACCTTGCCACGGGACGACGGTGGCACTTCTTCTTCGCGTGGCTCTTCGTGGCCAACGGCCTCGTCTATCTTCTCGCCGGGGTGCTGAGCCGCCATGTCGCGCGGGACCTGGCCCCGGACCGTGACCAGCTGACCCCGCGGCATCTCTGGCGGGAGATCCTCGACCACGCACGCCTGCGCTTTCCGCAGGGCGATGAGGCACGGCGCTACAACGGGCTCCAGAAGATCTCCTACCTCGCGGTCATCTTCGTGCTGCTCCCGCTGATGGTCGTGACCGGACTGACGATGTCGCCGGCCATGGACGCCGCCTTCCCAGTGCTCCTCGACATCTTCGGCGGACGTCAATCGGCCCGGACGATCCACTTCATCACGGCCTCGCTCGTGGTCCTGTTCGTCCTCGTGCATGTCGCGATGGTCGTTCTTTCCGGCCCCCTCAACAACCTGCGCTCCATGATCACCGGACGCTACGCCATCCGCGAGAAAGGATCCGACCGATGA
- the dctP gene encoding TRAP transporter substrate-binding protein DctP, whose protein sequence is MTTRLFKTGAIAGAALWLSVLPGQAETLRMGDSFPVGHYISENLAKFFMDDVKDRSGGEIDFEYFPAQQMGKAKDMLQLTQSGVLDIGYVAPSYISDKLPLSAVAELPEAFSSACEGTKAFWKLVKPGGLLDEVEIAPNGMRVLMVLVLPPYQIFTKDRDITGLDSFKGLKLRTTGGAKEIATQRIEAVPVQIPAPEVRDSLSRGTLDALLFPVSSILPYDVQSYLHQATTNQNFGSFVIAYMISKQKWDSLSPETQQVLTESGEAATAHSCADTDALEDKDRQTITEAGVEFVTLPDADSEKIKTLMAGVGDEWAEELEGRGKPGRAVLDGFRANLKAGD, encoded by the coding sequence ATGACGACCCGACTGTTCAAGACCGGCGCGATCGCCGGCGCCGCCCTCTGGCTCTCCGTCCTGCCGGGCCAGGCCGAGACGCTGCGCATGGGGGACAGCTTCCCCGTGGGCCACTACATCTCCGAAAATCTCGCGAAGTTCTTCATGGACGACGTGAAGGACCGCTCGGGCGGGGAGATCGACTTCGAGTATTTCCCGGCCCAGCAGATGGGCAAGGCCAAGGACATGCTGCAGCTCACGCAGAGCGGCGTGCTCGACATCGGCTACGTCGCCCCCTCCTACATCAGCGACAAGCTGCCGCTCTCTGCCGTCGCCGAGCTGCCGGAGGCCTTCTCCTCCGCCTGCGAGGGGACGAAGGCGTTCTGGAAGCTGGTCAAGCCGGGCGGACTGCTCGACGAGGTCGAGATCGCGCCCAACGGCATGCGCGTCCTCATGGTGCTGGTGCTGCCGCCCTACCAGATCTTCACCAAGGATCGCGACATCACCGGGCTCGACAGCTTCAAGGGGCTGAAGCTGCGCACCACCGGCGGCGCCAAGGAGATCGCAACCCAGCGCATCGAGGCGGTGCCGGTGCAGATCCCCGCCCCGGAGGTGCGCGACTCCCTCTCCCGCGGGACGCTTGACGCGCTGCTCTTCCCGGTCTCGTCGATCCTGCCCTACGATGTGCAGTCCTACCTGCATCAGGCGACCACGAACCAGAACTTCGGCTCCTTCGTGATCGCCTACATGATCAGCAAGCAGAAGTGGGACTCGCTCTCGCCCGAGACGCAGCAGGTCCTGACCGAGTCCGGCGAGGCCGCCACCGCGCACTCCTGCGCCGACACCGACGCGCTGGAGGACAAGGACCGCCAGACGATCACAGAGGCGGGCGTCGAGTTCGTGACGCTGCCGGACGCCGACAGCGAGAAGATCAAGACGCTGATGGCCGGTGTCGGCGACGAGTGGGCCGAGGAGCTGGAGGGCCGCGGCAAACCCGGTCGCGCGGTGCTCGACGGTTTCCGCGCCAACCTGAAGGCCGGCGACTGA
- a CDS encoding CaiB/BaiF CoA transferase family protein, with amino-acid sequence MTGPLAGLKFVEMVGIGPGPFAAMVLADLGAEVIRIDRIVPSGIGIERPVEFDFAARGRPSIALDLKRPEAVALSLDLIAQVDGLVEGFRPGVMERLGLGPEPCLMRNPRLAYGRLTGWGQEGPLAPTAGHDLTYLALTGVLNAIGRPGDAPVPPLNLLGDYAGGSLMLVLGLLAAILSARETGQGQVVDAAIVDGVSLLSAPIRGLFAAGLHGETRGRSLLDGGAPHYDSYICADGRYLAVAPIEAKFRRELLEGLGFDPAGFPDVTHRENWPEARRLLAERIASQTRDHWAERFAGSDACATPVLDFAEAEAHPHAALRGAYVRVGGVAQPAPAPRFSETPAGVPSPPQPRGSGADALSRWDIAPDRIAALQDLGALA; translated from the coding sequence ATGACCGGCCCGCTTGCCGGGCTGAAGTTCGTGGAGATGGTCGGCATCGGACCCGGCCCCTTCGCCGCGATGGTGCTTGCCGACCTCGGCGCGGAGGTGATCCGGATCGACAGGATCGTGCCGTCCGGTATCGGCATCGAGCGGCCGGTCGAGTTCGACTTCGCCGCGCGCGGCCGGCCCTCCATCGCGCTCGACCTGAAGCGGCCCGAGGCGGTGGCGCTCTCGCTCGACCTCATCGCCCAGGTGGACGGACTGGTGGAGGGGTTCCGCCCCGGCGTCATGGAGCGCCTCGGCCTCGGCCCGGAACCATGCCTCATGCGCAATCCCCGCCTCGCCTACGGCCGCCTTACGGGCTGGGGGCAGGAGGGCCCGCTGGCACCCACGGCCGGGCACGACCTCACCTATCTGGCGCTGACGGGCGTGCTCAACGCCATCGGCCGGCCGGGCGACGCGCCGGTGCCGCCGCTCAACCTCCTCGGCGACTACGCCGGCGGCAGCCTCATGCTCGTCCTCGGTCTCCTCGCCGCGATCCTCTCCGCCCGCGAGACGGGGCAGGGCCAGGTGGTGGACGCGGCCATCGTCGACGGCGTCTCGCTGCTGTCGGCGCCCATCCGCGGGCTGTTCGCGGCGGGGCTCCATGGCGAGACGCGCGGCAGGAGCCTCCTCGACGGCGGCGCGCCGCACTACGACAGCTACATCTGCGCCGATGGCAGATATCTCGCGGTGGCGCCCATCGAGGCCAAGTTCCGGCGCGAGCTGCTGGAGGGGCTGGGCTTCGACCCGGCCGGATTCCCCGACGTGACGCACCGGGAGAACTGGCCCGAGGCGAGGCGCCTCCTCGCCGAGCGGATCGCGAGCCAGACGCGCGACCACTGGGCCGAGCGGTTCGCCGGCAGCGACGCCTGCGCCACCCCGGTGCTGGACTTCGCCGAGGCGGAGGCGCACCCGCACGCCGCCCTCCGCGGCGCCTACGTGCGCGTCGGCGGTGTCGCCCAACCGGCGCCGGCACCGCGGTTCTCCGAGACGCCCGCAGGCGTGCCGTCACCGCCGCAGCCGCGCGGGTCCGGTGCCGACGCCCTCTCCCGCTGGGACATCGCCCCGGACCGCATCGCCGCACTGCAGGACCTCGGCGCCCTCGCCTGA
- a CDS encoding acetyl-CoA hydrolase/transferase family protein — MQPVAAKDVSFAPLLQAGDRVVVGQGTAEPTTLVRRLLQEARDGALPPFRLFVGPAISGTLVDTVPDTVTVESYGGIGATAALARRGKLDVFPLHLSAIDRSFRDGRIRADLVLLALCPSVERPGWNLGLARDLAFTAAQRAESRVVGEYQPAMPVCRGGDIGEPALAALVTAEAPPVEFVAPEPDATIRRIAGRIAELIPDGACVQMGFGTIPAALCAALTGHRDLGVHSGAVVDGVVTLAECGALTNARKEHGRGVTVGGMLLGTRRLFDFADRNPAFRLAGHEETHYGEVLSAISRFHAVNSALEVDLTGQVGAEIVGGRYIGAVGGQVDYVRAAQASDGGRSIIALPSTTAKGRSRIVAHVGTVTCARADADTFVTEHGVAELRGQPISERIRRMVAIAAPEHRETLLRDWHDAARVA; from the coding sequence ATGCAGCCGGTCGCCGCGAAGGACGTCTCGTTCGCCCCGCTCCTCCAGGCGGGCGACCGCGTCGTCGTCGGCCAGGGGACGGCCGAGCCGACGACCCTCGTGCGCCGCCTTCTTCAGGAGGCGCGGGACGGCGCCCTGCCGCCCTTCCGCCTCTTCGTCGGCCCCGCCATCTCCGGCACGCTCGTGGACACGGTGCCGGATACGGTCACGGTCGAGAGCTACGGCGGCATCGGCGCCACCGCGGCCCTGGCGCGGCGGGGAAAGCTCGACGTCTTCCCGCTGCATCTCTCCGCCATCGACCGCTCCTTCCGCGACGGGCGGATCCGGGCCGACCTCGTCCTGCTGGCGCTCTGCCCGTCGGTCGAGCGGCCCGGGTGGAACCTTGGCCTCGCCCGCGACCTCGCCTTCACGGCGGCGCAGCGCGCCGAAAGCCGCGTCGTCGGCGAGTACCAGCCGGCGATGCCGGTGTGCCGCGGCGGCGATATCGGCGAACCCGCCCTCGCCGCTCTCGTCACCGCCGAGGCACCCCCGGTCGAGTTCGTCGCACCGGAACCCGACGCCACGATCCGCCGCATCGCCGGACGGATCGCCGAGCTCATTCCGGACGGGGCCTGCGTCCAGATGGGCTTCGGCACAATCCCCGCCGCCCTGTGCGCCGCGCTGACGGGTCACCGGGACCTCGGCGTCCACTCCGGCGCGGTGGTCGACGGCGTCGTGACACTGGCCGAGTGCGGAGCGCTCACCAACGCCAGGAAGGAGCATGGCCGCGGGGTCACCGTCGGCGGCATGCTGCTGGGCACCCGCCGCCTCTTCGACTTCGCCGACCGCAACCCCGCCTTCCGTCTCGCCGGACACGAGGAGACGCACTATGGCGAGGTGCTGTCGGCCATCTCGCGCTTCCACGCCGTCAACTCCGCGCTCGAGGTGGACCTTACGGGTCAGGTCGGGGCGGAGATCGTCGGCGGGCGCTACATCGGCGCCGTCGGCGGGCAGGTGGACTATGTGCGCGCCGCCCAGGCCTCGGACGGCGGCCGCTCGATCATCGCGCTGCCCTCGACCACGGCGAAGGGGCGGAGCCGCATCGTCGCCCACGTCGGCACCGTGACCTGCGCCCGCGCCGACGCCGACACGTTCGTCACCGAGCACGGCGTGGCCGAACTGCGCGGCCAGCCGATCTCCGAGCGCATCCGCCGGATGGTCGCCATCGCCGCCCCCGAGCACAGGGAGACGCTCCTGCGCGACTGGCACGACGCGGCGAGGGTGGCATGA
- a CDS encoding acyl-CoA dehydrogenase family protein, which translates to MDMTLTKEQEEIRDAVAKVCARFDDAYWLKRDETGEFPQDFYDALARDGWLGICTAEAQGGAGLGVTEAAIMMRTIAESGAGMSGASAVHINIFGLKPVDVYGTAEQKERMIRPMAEGREKACFAVTEPNTGLNTTQLKLRAEKRGDTYHVTGQKVWISTAQVADRILLLARTTPLEEVAKATHGLSLFYTTFDRERIRARVIDKMGRKCVDSNELFFEDFQIPEADRIGEEGRGFEYILHGMNPERILIAAEAVGLGMAALRKATQYAKERVVFNREIGRNQGIQHPLAANWCNLEAAWLMVMHAARLYDTGQPAGAAANAAKYLAGEAGFDACQQAVMTHGGFGYAKEYHVERYLREVMVPRIAPISPQLALCYIAERVLGLPKSY; encoded by the coding sequence ATGGACATGACGTTGACCAAGGAGCAGGAGGAGATCCGCGACGCCGTCGCGAAGGTCTGCGCCAGGTTCGACGACGCCTACTGGCTGAAGCGCGACGAGACCGGCGAATTCCCGCAGGACTTCTACGACGCGCTGGCCCGTGACGGCTGGCTCGGCATCTGCACCGCCGAAGCGCAGGGCGGCGCCGGACTCGGCGTCACCGAAGCCGCGATCATGATGCGCACGATCGCCGAGTCGGGTGCCGGCATGTCGGGCGCGTCGGCGGTCCACATCAACATCTTCGGTCTCAAGCCGGTCGACGTCTACGGCACCGCGGAGCAGAAGGAGCGGATGATCCGGCCGATGGCGGAGGGGCGCGAGAAGGCCTGCTTCGCCGTCACCGAGCCCAACACCGGCCTCAACACGACGCAGCTCAAGCTGCGCGCCGAGAAGCGCGGCGACACCTACCACGTCACCGGACAGAAGGTCTGGATCTCGACCGCGCAGGTGGCCGACCGCATCCTCCTGCTCGCCCGCACCACGCCGCTGGAGGAGGTCGCGAAGGCGACGCACGGTCTCAGCCTCTTCTACACGACCTTCGACCGGGAGCGGATCCGCGCGCGCGTGATCGACAAGATGGGCCGCAAGTGCGTCGATTCCAACGAGCTCTTCTTCGAGGATTTCCAGATCCCCGAGGCGGACCGGATCGGCGAGGAGGGCCGCGGTTTCGAGTATATCCTGCACGGGATGAACCCCGAGCGGATCCTCATCGCCGCCGAGGCGGTCGGGCTCGGCATGGCGGCGCTGCGCAAGGCGACGCAGTACGCCAAGGAGCGCGTCGTCTTCAATCGCGAGATCGGCAGGAACCAGGGCATCCAGCACCCGCTCGCCGCCAACTGGTGCAACCTTGAGGCGGCCTGGCTGATGGTGATGCACGCCGCGAGGCTCTACGATACCGGCCAGCCGGCCGGGGCGGCGGCGAACGCGGCGAAATACCTCGCCGGCGAGGCGGGGTTCGACGCCTGCCAGCAGGCGGTCATGACTCACGGCGGCTTCGGCTACGCCAAGGAGTACCACGTGGAGCGTTACCTGCGCGAAGTCATGGTCCCGCGCATCGCGCCGATCAGCCCGCAGCTCGCGCTGTGCTACATCGCCGAACGGGTGCTCGGTCTGCCGAAGTCCTACTGA
- a CDS encoding winged helix-turn-helix transcriptional regulator, with the protein MSEAITHLKVPMDPEIRLDCLGPDGSVAHVSRVLRSISGRWKLHILFRLFAEPTMRNAQLLKDIPNISQKMLTQHLRELENDGLVARRDFDERPPRVEYELTRSGRALTPVLISVRGNSPACISRTGTGLQIDRACRSGAPSRGARRWHQMPAYHW; encoded by the coding sequence GTGAGCGAGGCAATTACGCACTTAAAGGTGCCTATGGACCCGGAAATAAGGCTCGATTGTCTCGGCCCGGACGGCTCGGTTGCTCACGTGAGCCGGGTGCTGCGGTCCATCAGTGGGCGATGGAAACTGCATATCTTGTTTCGTCTGTTCGCCGAGCCCACCATGCGCAACGCGCAGTTGCTGAAAGACATCCCGAATATTTCGCAGAAGATGTTGACGCAGCACCTGAGGGAGCTCGAGAACGACGGACTGGTGGCGAGGCGCGACTTCGACGAGCGGCCGCCGCGGGTCGAATACGAGCTGACGCGTTCGGGCCGCGCCCTTACCCCGGTCCTGATCTCGGTGAGAGGGAATTCTCCCGCCTGCATCTCGAGGACAGGGACCGGATTACAGATTGACCGGGCGTGCCGTTCCGGCGCGCCTTCGCGCGGGGCGCGGCGATGGCATCAGATGCCGGCGTACCACTGGTAG